In a genomic window of Coprococcus eutactus:
- a CDS encoding L7Ae/L30e/S12e/Gadd45 family ribosomal protein gives MILKNNKIYSTISLCARARRLCSGNFSVERAVKTQSAYVVIVAKDASDNTKKLFDQKCNYYGIPYYEYGTKDELGKYTGNEMRTSVAILDEGFGNQIIKYMNVNENMEV, from the coding sequence GTGATATTGAAGAACAATAAGATATACTCGACTATTTCTTTGTGTGCTAGAGCGAGAAGGCTCTGCAGTGGCAATTTTTCAGTAGAGAGAGCGGTAAAGACTCAGAGTGCATATGTTGTTATAGTTGCAAAGGATGCCTCTGACAATACAAAGAAACTTTTCGACCAGAAGTGCAACTACTATGGAATCCCATATTACGAGTACGGAACCAAGGATGAGCTTGGCAAGTACACGGGAAACGAGATGAGGACATCGGTGGCTATACTGGACGAAGGTTTTGGCAATCAGATCATAAAGTATATGAATGTAAATGAAAACATGGAGGTGTAA